A genomic segment from Phragmites australis chromosome 6, lpPhrAust1.1, whole genome shotgun sequence encodes:
- the LOC133921641 gene encoding large ribosomal subunit protein bL19cy-like: MASATAAVSGILLPHALLSHRSPPPQILAVASSFRRLSLYASPRRATHLVARADASADAGEPEPVTELEPVTASADAEEGEAEGGVAVAEEEEEADEPPLPRKPGVKFGEIIGILNKQFIEEAEKVKTIPDLRPGDIIELRMQRPNKRRLSLFKGIIIAKHKAGVHTTIRVRRIIAGVGVEITFPVYSPRIKEIKVIRHKKVRRAKLYYLKHKLPRFSTFK, translated from the exons ATGGCCTCCGCCACGGCCGCCGTCTCCGGCATCTTgcttccccacgccctcctctcgcaccgctcgccgccgccgcagatACTCGCCGTGGCCTCCTCGTTCCGCCGGCTCTCCCTCTACGCTTCCCCTCGCCGGGCTACCCACCTAGTTGCCCGCGCCGACGCCAGTGCCGACGCCGGTGAACCGGAGCCAGTGACAGAGCTTGAGCCTGTCACTGCCTCAGCTGAtgcggaggagggggaggcggaGGGGGGCGTCGCtgtggcggaggaggaggaagaagcagacgagccgccgctgccgcgcaAGCCCGGTGTCAAGTTCGGCGAAATCATCGGG ATTCTGAACAAGCAGTTCATTGAGGAGGCTGAGAAGGTGAAGACTATCCCGGATCTGAGGCCCGGTGATATCATTGAGCTTAGAATG CAACGGCCCAACAAGAGGAGATTGTCGCTTTTTAAGGGCATTATCATCGCCAAGCACAAAGCTGGTGTTCACACTACAATACGTGTTAGAAGGATCATTGCTGGTGTAGGAGTTGAGATTACCTTCCCTGT GTACTCGCCCAGGATCAAGGAGATCAAGGTAATCAGACACAAGAAAGTGAGGAGAGCAAAATTGTACTACCTGAAGCACAAACTTCCCCGTTTTTCAACCTTCAAGTAA